The following is a genomic window from Amycolatopsis acidiphila.
GGCTGCACGCGGCGAGGAAGGTCTGGCGGCCACCCGAGCAGTAGCCGATGACGCCGATCTTCCCGTTCGCGGTGTCGAGCGCCTTCAGGTACTTGGCGGCACCGTCGACATCGCCCACCAGGCGGTCGTCCGGCACCCCGCCCGCGGCGCGCACGGCCGCGGCGGCGTCGTCGGGGTCGGCCCCCGGCGCCTCTCGCGAGTAGAGGTTGGGGCAGAGCGCGTTGTAGCCGTGCGCGGCGAACTTGCGCACGATTTCCTTAGTGGCGGCGTCGTATCCCGGCATGTGGTGGATGACCACCACGCTGCCGTGCGGCTTCTCGTCCAACGGCCTGGCCAGATAGGCCTCGATCTCGTCACCGCCGTCGCCGGTGATCGTGATCGTCTCGGCCCGCATCGCATCGGTCATGGGCCCAGCTTGGCACGATCATCGGCGCGGCGACGAAGCTGTGGGTTACTCGCCCTGATCTGCACCTTTGTCCGGTTCCGGAGACTCGCCCAGCAGGCGGTCGAGGTCGAACTCCGCGGTCAGCTCGGCGAAGATCGGCGTGGTCTCCAGCTCTTTCTGGCTGACGCTCATGCCATTACCTCCCTCACCCGCCCGCGCACCTCTGCGCGAGCGGTTCGCGCCCGCCGCCCCGTCACCCGTCGAGGTGCCGGCCCGGCGGTCCCTTCCTGCAGGTGAAGCGCCGTCCCCTCGCTTCTTGTTCCCGCAAGAGTATTAACGGGTAACCATGTTACCTAACTCACCGTGAGCGACCGTCCGAGCACCGAAAAAAGTTCACACAGATCGGCGCGATGACAACCGCTGGAGGCGGGATCATAATGGAAGTCGAAGGCGGTGCGGCATGGCACTTCACGGGGAAGAGCAGCGGCGGCTGACCGAGATAGAGCGGCAGCTGGCCGAGGAGAACCCGCGCCTGGCCCAGCGACTCTCCGAGCTGCGGCCCATGCGGGTTCCGAGCGTAGTGTTCGCGATGATCGGTGCCCTCTGCTCGGTCATCGCGGGCCTGTTCATCATGGTCGCGGGCGCGCAGGTGCAGACGGCCTTCCTGATCATCTTCGGGGCGGTGCTGACCTGCGGCGTGCCCACCGCGATCCTCTGGCGGACCTGGCTCTACCGGTTGCGCTGAACCCGCGGCGCGCGCCGTACGATGCGGTAGCCGGCGTCGGCCAGTATCTCCGGCAGCGCGAGCACCACGTTGCGGTCCTTCTGCCGTTCCGCCTCGCCGAGCTCCTGCCACGGCCGCAGGTCCGGATGCAGCTTGCGGGCGTTGTCCCGCCGCGCGCCGAGGCGCCAGCCGTCGGCCTTCCGCTCGGCCGTCCAGCGCTCGTGCTCGGCGACCGCCAGCCGCTCCACCTCCTCGGGCTCGAAGGCGAACGGCACCTCCTCGAGGCTGGGCACCATCCGGCAGCCGACCATCGCCAGTTTGCGTTCGATGTCGCCCGCTGAGGCACGATTGGCGTCACGCAGCGTGTCCGGCAGCTCGTCCCAGTCGACCAGCGACGGGTTGTCGGCCACGTCCTGGCCCAGCGCCCGCTGGTCCCGCAGGTAGCGCCGGTGCACGGCCCGCGCCAGCGAGTCGGTGATCCGCTCGGACAGGTACACGCTCGCCATATCCAGCACTCCCACGAATCGGAGCCGGTCCTCGTGACCGTGCTGCACAATCATCTCACCGACGCCGGCCAGCTGTGCCATCCGCACGATCACCGTGCCCCGGGTGGCGTCGACGGTGGCCGCCGCGGTGAGGCCGTCCCGGAGCGCGCGCTCCTCGTCATCGTGGCAGACGAACACCAGATGCACACCTGGTTCCGGGATGTAGACAGGCACCACGGCGACCCGGCAGGCGGCGGCGAAGAACGGGTGCCGGGCACGCAGTTCGGCCACCACCGGCTCCCCGTCGGGGTCGGCGACGATCACGTCCACGATGCCCCGGCCGGCCCGGCGCGCCAGCTCGAGCAGCAGGGCGCGGCCGAACGCGCTGAGCCCGATCACGACAAGGCGTTCGCCGTCGGGCTCGACGGCCGCGAGCACCTGCTTGGCGGCCACCCCGTCGAGGGAGAAGAAATCGACCTCCAGCTCGTTCTTCCAGCCGCGGTCGCGCAGCGCGTCGCCCAGTTCGGGGTCCGCGACGTGCGCATACACCTCCAGCGAGGCGTGCGCGCGGCGTTCGACCTGGCTCGCCGCGAGGACGGTCGCGATGTTCGCGGGGGTTTCGTCGGCGAGCGCGTAGAGCCGGTCGGCGCGGGCGAGCCCGGCGGCGACGAGCGTGGCCGGGCTGCGGGCGGAGTCGACGCGCACGACCGGGTGCTGCGCCTCCAGGTGGGTGGCCAGCGTGCGGGCCGCGACCGAGCTTCCGCAGACGATGATGTGCCGGGCGCGCCGGCGCGCCCGCAGGCGCGCGATCTCGGTCGCGAACAGCAGCCGCGCGGCCTCGACCACGGCGTAACCGGTGACCGCCGGGGTCAGGAACCGGCTGATCTCCAGCGGCCACGGGTAGGGGCCGCCGTTGGACACCGGGCCGGAGTTGATCACGAAGAGCTGCAGGTCGTAGTAGAGGAGGTCGACCGGCCGGTGCGCGAACTGGGTGCTGGTGGCCAGGTACTCGGCCAGTCCGGCGTAGCCCAGGACCAGGGAGACCACGACGAGCACGGCGAACAGCACCCGGATCAGCACCGCGGGGCGCGAGGTCAGTGCGGTAACGATGGCCTCCGTACACGAAACTGGGCAGATGTCCAGTGTGGAGCAACTTCTCCGGCTCGTCGATGACGAAATTCCCGCGGCCCTCGCCCTGCGCGAAAAGCTGCACGCCAACCCCGAGGTCGGCTTCGCCGAGTTCGGCACCGCCAGGGCGATCGCGGACGCGCTGCCGTTCGAGCCCGCGCCGGTCGCCGAAACGGGCCTGGTCGCGCGGATCGGCGGGCCGCGGGGCGTGCTGGTGCGGGCGGAGCTGGACGGGCTGCCGATCGACGAGGAGACCGACTCGCCGTTCGCCGCGGCCAACGGGTTCATGCACGCCTGCGGGCACGACGTGCACCTCGCCGCGCTGGTCGCGGTCACCCGGGCGGCGTACCGGATGCGCGAGGACCTGCCCGTGCCGTTCACCGCGGTCTTCCAGCCCAGCGAGGAGCGGCACCCCTCGGGCGCGGTGGCGCTGCTCGACGAGCCGGCGCTGACCGGCGGGTTCGACGCGGTGGTGGCCGCGCACCTGCACCCGTTGATCGCGTGGGGGTCGATCGGGATCGAGCCGGGCGCGGTGAACGCCGCATCGGACGCGGCGGAGATCCTCGTCGAGGGCGCGGGCGGGCACGGCGCGTATCCACACCTGGCGACGGATCCGGTACTCGCGCTGTCGCACGTCGTGGTGGCTCTGCACGGTCTCGTCGGCCGCCGCCTCGATCCGACCCACGCGGCGGCGCTGACGGTCGGGAAGATCGAGGCCGGGACGTCGGAGAACGTCATCCCGTCCCGCGCACGCGCGTGGGCCACGCTGCGGGCGCTCGACGCGACGGACCAGGCGGTCCTGCGCGACGCAGTCGTGTCCACTGTGGAGGGTGTCGCGGCGGCCCACGCGTGCACGGGCTCGGTGCGGTTCACGAAGAGCGAGCCGCCGCTGGTCAACGACGACGACCTGGCGCGCTCGACCGCGGCCGTCGCACCCGTGGCGGGGCTGGCTGTCGCGCCGCCCTGGCGTTCCTGCGGCAGCGACGACTTCGCCCACCTGCGCCGCCTCGGCCCGTCGCTGATGGCGTTCGTCGGCCTGCACGGCGCGCCGGGCTTCCTGCCGCGGCCGCTGCACCACCCGGAGTTCCTGCCCCCGGCCGACTCGGTCGCACTGGTGGCGAAGACCCAGGCGGTGGCATACCTGGCCGGCGCGCGGCGGGGTTAGGGCCGGTCCTTCTCGAACACCACGATGCGGAACGGCAGCGTCGGGGCGCCGACGACCTTGACGCGTGTCTTGAAGCCGTGTGCCTCGGCGGCCTTGCGCAGCAACGAGACCGGGGCGGCGCTGGTCATGTCGGCGTTGCCGCGCATGTAGCCGTCGACCTCCTCCTCGGCCAGGCCGTAGCGGATCATCCACTCGCGCCACTTCTCCATAGCCGAGGCGCCACGGCGGTCGCCGTTCACGCCGAAGACGTCCGCGAACACGAGCGTGCCGTCCTCGGTGGTGTGCTCGGCGCAGTTGAGGAAGAACTCCTCGAGCGTCTCGTCGGTCGGGTCCGGGCCGATGAGGAAGTGCATGACCAGCGAACCGAACACGATGTCGTACCGCCCGTCGACGTCCTCCCACGCCGTGCCGCGCACCAGCCGCATGTCCAGGCCCGTCTGCGCTTCCGGCTGCAGCAGCTCCCGCGCGTACGCCGTCATCTGCTCGGCCCTGTCGACCCCGCGGTACTGCCGCACCGGCCCGTGGTGCTCCAGGTCGTAGAACGGCCGGTTGATGTTGCGGATCCACGGCACGATCTCGCTCGTCAGCCGCCCGGTGCCATAGCCGATCTCGAGCACGTCGACCGAGCGCATCTTGTCCGCGTAGATGCGCAGGATCTCGCGGAACACCGTTGCCGCGCAGTCGCGGATCAGCTGGGCGTAGCGCGGGATCCAGCACCGGATGTGCCGCTCGTAGGAGTCGAAGTAGTCGGGCGAGCGGAACTCGGTCTCGCTCGTCCAGTCCTCGTCCCAGCGCCCGACGCCGTTGCGTGCCACCCACGCCCGGCGCAGGTCGGCGGCCTTCATCGTCGGCTCGAAACGCACCGCGCGCGCCTTGATCGAGTCGTAGAACTGGGCCGCGCCGGCGTAGCGCAGCGAGTTGCGCTCGATGACCAGCTGCCGGCCGTCGACGCGGCCGGGGTTGGGCCGGTAGCCGCCGATCAGGTCCGGGTCGAGCAGCAGCAGGTGATGGCCGACGGCGGCCGGGCCCAGCGGATGCACCTCGCCGACCCGCAGCTCCTCCTTGGCGGCGATGTAGATGTCGTACGGCCCGTCGCGGTGGCGTGCCTGATGGCGCCTCCACAGCTCGATCTGCCGGGCGAGCTTGTCCTCGTTCTCGAAGAACCACGACCAGTCGATGAGGAAGATCCGCTCGCTGACGTTCGCGGTCATCTCCTCCGGGTGGTCCGGGGTCCAGAACTGCTCGGTCTCGTCGGTCAGGTCGGCGATCGCGCGGACCTCCCCGCCGGTCCACTCGCGCAGGCTCGAGAAGCTCGGCAGGTAGTAGTCGGCGTCCACGACCAGCTGCGACGCACCGCCCGAGTCGAGCTCGTGGGCGAGCGCGCCGGCCCAGCCACCGAGCAGGTGCAGACTCGCGTGCTCCTCGGGATAGCCGTCGATGAACTTGTTGATCTGCTCGTTCAGCGCGTTGCGGCCCTGGCGCGCCGAGCGCTGGCCCGGGGAGAGCGTGGTCTGCGCGAGCTTGCCGAGCCAGTCGGCGAACCGCGTCTCGAAGGTCTTGAAGCCGGCCTCGTCCCCGACGTCCGAGGGGTAGGACAGGTAGTCGGGCTCGCCGAAGTTCTCCGGCAACCGCTCGGAGTCCGCCTGCTTGACGACGACCAGCGGCAGGTGCAGCGCGTGCGCGAAGCCGACCTCGTAGGCGAGGTTGGGCCGCTGCTTGCTGCCCTCGAGGATGACCAGGTCGGACTTGAGCAGCTCGTCGCTGACCTTCGCGCCGATGTCCTTGTTGACGCTCTGGTTCTCGTTCCAGTCGTAGTAGTCGAACCCGTGCTCGCCGAGCCTGTTCTTCATGACCGACAACGCCTTCTTCACGGCGTCCGGGGAACCGGCCTGGGTGGACCAGGCGAGGAAAGCGGCGAGCCGGGTCAACAAGGCCTCCGTAGGGTCACGGGTCGGATCAGCAGTGTATCCAGCCGGCTACTCCGGACGGCCGGTTCCGCGAAAACCGTTACCGCGCCGGAGGAGCCTGGGGACGAGGAACCACAGCACCCCGAAAGCGATCGCCACCAGGCCGCCGACGACGCCCATCGCGAGCGGGCCGTAGACGACCTTCGCGATCAGCGCGACGACGTCGGACACCGCGGCGGCCAGGCACACGAGCCCCGCGAGGACGGTCCGGTTGCCGACGCGCAGGATGTCCTCGCGGCGGCCCTCCCGGAACAGGATCCGGTGCCACGCCGCGGGTGCGGTCAGCAGGGCCGTGGCCAGCGCGGCGAGCACGACGGCGAGCAGGTGCATCGACTTCTCGAAGCCGCTGGCCTCGCGGAACGGCGTGGTGAACACGACCGACAGCAGGAAGCCGAACAGGATCTGCACGCCGGCCTGCGCGACCCGCAGCTCGCTGAGCAGGTCGTTGATGTTGCGCGCGAGCCGCTGGTTCGGCGTCTCGTCGGGCTCACCTTCCACGCGCTCAGCGTACGTGTGGCCGGCTCGAATCGCGGACCACGAGCTCGGGCGTGAACACCACCTGCTGGTGCTCGACGGGCTCGTCATCGCCCCTGGTCTCGGCGATGAGCAGGCCGGCCGCGGTGTGCCCGAGCCGTTTCGCGGGCTGGCGGACGGAGGTGAGCGGCACGGCCGCGGCGGCGGCGAACTCGATGTCGTCGTAGCCGACGATCGCCATCTGCCTGGGCACGCGCACGCCGGCGCCGACCATGGCCTGCAGCACGCCGAGCGCGAGGAGGTCGTTGGCGCAGAACACCGCGGTGGGCCGCGGGCTCATCCCGAGCAGCCGGGCGCCCGCGTCCCGGCCGGAGGCCACGTCCAGTGCACCCGTCTCGAGCACGGCCAGCTCAGCGCCGGAGCCGGTGAGCACGGAGCGGACGCCGGCCTCGCGGTCGCGGCACTGTTCGAGGACGTGCGGCCCGTTCACGAACGCGATCCGCTGGTGGCCCGCCTCCAGCAGGTGGCCGGCCGCGAGCGCGCCGCCCGCGACGTCGTCCACCGAGACGGAGCTGGCCTCCTCCGGGGGCACCTTCCGGTCGACGAGGACGTACGGAATCCCCCTGCGACGGAAGGTTTCCAGCGCCTCGCCCGTCGTGTCGACCGGGCTGAGCAGCACCCCGCGCACCCGCTGCTCGGCGAGCATCGAGAGGTAGGAGGCCTCGAGGTCCACGCGCTGCCCGCTGTTGCAGGTGATCACGTTGAGACCCTCGTCGTGCGCCGCCTCCTCCGCGCCACGCGCGAGATCGACGAAGAACGGGTTGCCGAGGTCGAGCACGAGCACCGCCATGATCCGGCTGCGGCCGGCGCGCAACTGACGCGCCGACTCGTCGCGGACGTACCCCAGCTCCTGGATGACCGACAGCACGCGGGACCGCGTCGCCGCCGAGACCATGTGCGGCCGGTTGACCACATTGGACACCGTACCGATGGAAACGCCGGCTTCCCGGGCCACGTCCTTGATGCCGACCATCGATCCCCTTGCTCTGCCGGTGCGCACACCCTACCATGCTCATGAAACGTTTCAAGCTTAGGTTCCAATACCGGGAAAGCCCGCAGCGCCAGCATTCCACGGCATCGACGGGGTCTAACGTGGCAGCTGACGACAAGGAGGCTCCACGTGGAACTGATGCGGCTGGGCGAGTTCGGCAGCGAGCGGCCGGCGGTGCGCCGCGACGGCGGGGTGTACGACCTGGGCGGGCTGACCGCCGACATCACCGGGGACTTCCTCGCCGACGGCGGCCTCACCCGCGTCGCGGAGGCGCTCGACGCCGGCTCGCTGTCCACTGTGGAGGAAGCCGGGCGGCGGATCGGGGCGCCGGTGGCCAAACCGGGCGCAGTGATCTGCATCGGGCAGAACTACGCCGCGCACGCGGCCGAGTCCGGCTCCGCGCCGCCCGAGCGGCCGATCATCTTCTTCAAGCCGCCGAACACAGTGGTCGGCCCGAACGACGACGTGCTCATCCCGCCGGGCGCGACGAAGGTGGACTGGGAGGTCGAGCTCGCGGTCGTGATCGGCAAGCAGGCGCGGTACCTGTCCTCGCCCGAGGAGGCGCTGTCCCACGTCGCCGGGTACACGATCGGCAACGACGTGTCCGAGCGTGCGCTGCAGGTCGAGCAGTCGGGCGGACAGTGGTCGAAGGGCAAGTCGGCGGAGACGTTCAACCCGCTCGGGCCGTGGCTGCGGCCGGCGGCCGAGGTGGCGGACCCGCAGAAGCTCGGTCTCCGCTCCTGGGTGAACGGCGAGCCGCGCCAGGACTCGAACACCGCGGACATGATCTTCTCGGTGGCGCAGCTGGTCTTCGACCTCTCGCAGTACCTCGTGCTGGACCCCGGCGACGTGGTCAACACCGGCACCCCGGAGGGCGTCGCACTGTCCGGGAAGTTCCCGTTCCTGCAGGCCGGGGACGTGCTGGAGCTGGAGATCGACGGGCTGGGGAGGCAGCGCCAGCAGCTGCGGTGAGCGGGGCGGCTGCGGGTGTCCTTCGTCACGGGCGACAATGGAGGACGTGACGCAGACCCTGACCAAGCCCGCCCTGAAGATCGGCCCCTACGCGGTCGATCCGCCGGTCGTGCTCGCGCCGATGGCGGGGATCACGAACGTCGCGTTCCGGCAGCTGTGCCAGGAGTACGGTGCCGGCATCTACGTCTGCGAGATGATCACCGCCCGCGCGGTCGTCGAGCGGCATCCCGGCACGATGCACATGATGACCTTCGGCGAGCACGAAAAGCCCAGGTCGATGCAGCTGTACGGGGTGGACCCGAAGACCATGGCCGAGGCCGTGCGGATCATCGTCGGCGAGGGGCTGGCCGACCACGTCGACTCGAACTTCGGCTGCCCCGTCGCCAAGGTCACGCGCAAGGGCGGCGGGGCGGCGCTGCCGTTCAAGCGCCGCCTGTTCGCCGACATCGTGTCCTCGTCGGTGAAGGCCGCGGAGTCCGCCGGGGTGCCGTTCACGGTCAAGTTCCGCATCGGCATCGACGACGAGCACCACACGTACCTCGACGCCGGGCGGATCGCCGAGGCCGAGGGCGCGGCGGCGGTGTCGCTGCACGCCCGCACCGCGGCGCAGCGGTACTCGGGCAAGGCCGACTGGAGCGCGATCGCACGCCTGAAGGAGGCCGTGCAGAGCATCCCCGTGTTGGGCAACGGCGACATCTTCGCCGCGGACGACGCGTTGCGCATGATGGCCGAGACGGGCTGCGACGGCGTCGTCGTCGGGCGCGGCTGCCTCGGGCGGCCGTGGCTGTTCGGCGAACTGGAGGCCGCGTTCGCCGGGCGGGAGATCCCCGCCGGACCGTCGCTCGGCGAGGTCGCGCGCGTGCTGCGCCGGCACGCGGAACTGCTGATCGAGCACGACGGGCCGACGAAGGCGATGCGGGACCTGCGCAAGCACATGGCGTGGTACTTCATGGGCTTCCCGGTCGGCTCCGAGCTGCGGCGCCGGTTCGCGATGGTGTCCTCGCTCGACGAGCTGAACGAGCTGATCACGCACCTCGACCACGATGCGCCGTTCCCGGCGGACGCCCTGGGCCCGCGCGGCCGGCAGGGCTCGCCCGGCAAGGTCACCCTGCCCCACGGCTGGCTCGACGACCCGGACGACAACCTGGTCCCCGAAGCCGAGGACATGCACTCTGGGGGCTGAGGCCTCGATCTACCTAAACCTCCGAGGTTTTGCCTATACTGCTTCGCTGTTCCCCGAGCTCTTGCTCCCCGGCCCACGAGTGGTGACACATGGTTTCCGCCAGCGAGCCTTCGACCACCGCATACGACCGGCTGGCTTCGGCGATCCGCGAGGAGATTCTGTCGGGCGCACTGCGACCCGGCGATCGTCTGCCGACAGAACCCGAGCTCTCGGCGTACTACCGGGTCAGTCGCAACACGGCACGGGAGGCCATCCGCGCATTGGCCTCCCAGGGCCTGGTGAAGGTCAAACGCGGAGTGGCCGGTGGCACCTTCGTCAGCGCACCCTCGTTTTCGCACATCAGTCAGACTTTGCGCACCGGGCTCGCACTGGTGACCGACGGCGTGCACC
Proteins encoded in this region:
- a CDS encoding dienelactone hydrolase family protein, whose translation is MTDAMRAETITITGDGGDEIEAYLARPLDEKPHGSVVVIHHMPGYDAATKEIVRKFAAHGYNALCPNLYSREAPGADPDDAAAAVRAAGGVPDDRLVGDVDGAAKYLKALDTANGKIGVIGYCSGGRQTFLAACSLEIDAAVDCYGAFVVNDPPAQMPASMKPILGLASQLSCPLLGLFGADDQYPAPDETAKLDAELDRLGKDHEFHTYDGAGHAFFAVDRPTYRPEAAVAGWQRVFDFFGKNLAA
- a CDS encoding DUF3040 domain-containing protein, with protein sequence MALHGEEQRRLTEIERQLAEENPRLAQRLSELRPMRVPSVVFAMIGALCSVIAGLFIMVAGAQVQTAFLIIFGAVLTCGVPTAILWRTWLYRLR
- a CDS encoding RyR domain-containing protein — protein: MLIRVLFAVLVVVSLVLGYAGLAEYLATSTQFAHRPVDLLYYDLQLFVINSGPVSNGGPYPWPLEISRFLTPAVTGYAVVEAARLLFATEIARLRARRRARHIIVCGSSVAARTLATHLEAQHPVVRVDSARSPATLVAAGLARADRLYALADETPANIATVLAASQVERRAHASLEVYAHVADPELGDALRDRGWKNELEVDFFSLDGVAAKQVLAAVEPDGERLVVIGLSAFGRALLLELARRAGRGIVDVIVADPDGEPVVAELRARHPFFAAACRVAVVPVYIPEPGVHLVFVCHDDEERALRDGLTAAATVDATRGTVIVRMAQLAGVGEMIVQHGHEDRLRFVGVLDMASVYLSERITDSLARAVHRRYLRDQRALGQDVADNPSLVDWDELPDTLRDANRASAGDIERKLAMVGCRMVPSLEEVPFAFEPEEVERLAVAEHERWTAERKADGWRLGARRDNARKLHPDLRPWQELGEAERQKDRNVVLALPEILADAGYRIVRRAPRVQRNR
- a CDS encoding M20 metallopeptidase family protein — protein: MSSVEQLLRLVDDEIPAALALREKLHANPEVGFAEFGTARAIADALPFEPAPVAETGLVARIGGPRGVLVRAELDGLPIDEETDSPFAAANGFMHACGHDVHLAALVAVTRAAYRMREDLPVPFTAVFQPSEERHPSGAVALLDEPALTGGFDAVVAAHLHPLIAWGSIGIEPGAVNAASDAAEILVEGAGGHGAYPHLATDPVLALSHVVVALHGLVGRRLDPTHAAALTVGKIEAGTSENVIPSRARAWATLRALDATDQAVLRDAVVSTVEGVAAAHACTGSVRFTKSEPPLVNDDDLARSTAAVAPVAGLAVAPPWRSCGSDDFAHLRRLGPSLMAFVGLHGAPGFLPRPLHHPEFLPPADSVALVAKTQAVAYLAGARRG
- a CDS encoding class I SAM-dependent methyltransferase, producing MTRLAAFLAWSTQAGSPDAVKKALSVMKNRLGEHGFDYYDWNENQSVNKDIGAKVSDELLKSDLVILEGSKQRPNLAYEVGFAHALHLPLVVVKQADSERLPENFGEPDYLSYPSDVGDEAGFKTFETRFADWLGKLAQTTLSPGQRSARQGRNALNEQINKFIDGYPEEHASLHLLGGWAGALAHELDSGGASQLVVDADYYLPSFSSLREWTGGEVRAIADLTDETEQFWTPDHPEEMTANVSERIFLIDWSWFFENEDKLARQIELWRRHQARHRDGPYDIYIAAKEELRVGEVHPLGPAAVGHHLLLLDPDLIGGYRPNPGRVDGRQLVIERNSLRYAGAAQFYDSIKARAVRFEPTMKAADLRRAWVARNGVGRWDEDWTSETEFRSPDYFDSYERHIRCWIPRYAQLIRDCAATVFREILRIYADKMRSVDVLEIGYGTGRLTSEIVPWIRNINRPFYDLEHHGPVRQYRGVDRAEQMTAYARELLQPEAQTGLDMRLVRGTAWEDVDGRYDIVFGSLVMHFLIGPDPTDETLEEFFLNCAEHTTEDGTLVFADVFGVNGDRRGASAMEKWREWMIRYGLAEEEVDGYMRGNADMTSAAPVSLLRKAAEAHGFKTRVKVVGAPTLPFRIVVFEKDRP
- a CDS encoding DUF6328 family protein translates to MEGEPDETPNQRLARNINDLLSELRVAQAGVQILFGFLLSVVFTTPFREASGFEKSMHLLAVVLAALATALLTAPAAWHRILFREGRREDILRVGNRTVLAGLVCLAAAVSDVVALIAKVVYGPLAMGVVGGLVAIAFGVLWFLVPRLLRRGNGFRGTGRPE
- a CDS encoding LacI family DNA-binding transcriptional regulator, with translation MVGIKDVAREAGVSIGTVSNVVNRPHMVSAATRSRVLSVIQELGYVRDESARQLRAGRSRIMAVLVLDLGNPFFVDLARGAEEAAHDEGLNVITCNSGQRVDLEASYLSMLAEQRVRGVLLSPVDTTGEALETFRRRGIPYVLVDRKVPPEEASSVSVDDVAGGALAAGHLLEAGHQRIAFVNGPHVLEQCRDREAGVRSVLTGSGAELAVLETGALDVASGRDAGARLLGMSPRPTAVFCANDLLALGVLQAMVGAGVRVPRQMAIVGYDDIEFAAAAAVPLTSVRQPAKRLGHTAAGLLIAETRGDDEPVEHQQVVFTPELVVRDSSRPHVR
- a CDS encoding fumarylacetoacetate hydrolase family protein — protein: MELMRLGEFGSERPAVRRDGGVYDLGGLTADITGDFLADGGLTRVAEALDAGSLSTVEEAGRRIGAPVAKPGAVICIGQNYAAHAAESGSAPPERPIIFFKPPNTVVGPNDDVLIPPGATKVDWEVELAVVIGKQARYLSSPEEALSHVAGYTIGNDVSERALQVEQSGGQWSKGKSAETFNPLGPWLRPAAEVADPQKLGLRSWVNGEPRQDSNTADMIFSVAQLVFDLSQYLVLDPGDVVNTGTPEGVALSGKFPFLQAGDVLELEIDGLGRQRQQLR
- the dusB gene encoding tRNA dihydrouridine synthase DusB, which produces MEDVTQTLTKPALKIGPYAVDPPVVLAPMAGITNVAFRQLCQEYGAGIYVCEMITARAVVERHPGTMHMMTFGEHEKPRSMQLYGVDPKTMAEAVRIIVGEGLADHVDSNFGCPVAKVTRKGGGAALPFKRRLFADIVSSSVKAAESAGVPFTVKFRIGIDDEHHTYLDAGRIAEAEGAAAVSLHARTAAQRYSGKADWSAIARLKEAVQSIPVLGNGDIFAADDALRMMAETGCDGVVVGRGCLGRPWLFGELEAAFAGREIPAGPSLGEVARVLRRHAELLIEHDGPTKAMRDLRKHMAWYFMGFPVGSELRRRFAMVSSLDELNELITHLDHDAPFPADALGPRGRQGSPGKVTLPHGWLDDPDDNLVPEAEDMHSGG